A region from the Benincasa hispida cultivar B227 chromosome 10, ASM972705v1, whole genome shotgun sequence genome encodes:
- the LOC120088938 gene encoding secreted RxLR effector protein 161-like, whose translation MKDLGSLIYFFSLEVSLSSASYSLSQVKYASDLLVHSSITNSATVPTPLDPNVRLTIFDGNPLEDVSLYRQLVGSLIYLIVTHPDIAYTIHIVSQLMVALQTIHFTNVLRILRYVKGYSDADWAGDPTNRRSTSGYCFYLDDSLISWCIKKQSVVSCSSMESEYRALVDAMLELLWLRWLIADMGVPQSLATKLDNRNAT comes from the exons ATGAAGGACTTGGGTTCACTCATTTACTTTTTTAGCCTTGAAGTATCGTTGAGCTCTGCTAGTTATTCGTTGTCTCAAGTAAAGTATGCCTCAGATCTTTTGGTGCACTCCAGTATTACTAACTCTGCTACAGTTCCAACACCACTCGATCCCAATGTTCGCTTGACTATATTTGATGGAAATCCACTTGAGGATGTCAGTCTCTATCGTCAGCTTGTTGGCAGTCTTATATATCTGATAGTCACTCATCCTGACATTGCATATACTATTCACATTGTTAGTCAGCTTATGGTTGCCCTTCAGACCATTCATTTTACTAATGTTCTTCGTATCCTTCGTTATGTCAAAG GCTATTCTGATGCTGATTGGGCTGGTGATCCTACTAATCGACGTTCTACCTCTGGTTATTGTTTCTACCTCGATGATTCTCTCATTTCTTGGTGCATTAAGAAACAGAGTGTTGTTTCCTGTTCTAGTATGGAGTCTGAATATCGTGCTCTAGTTGATGCTATGTTAGAACTTTTGTGGCTTCGTTGGCTTATTGCTGATATGGGAGTCCCTCAATCGCTTGCCACTAAACTTGACAATCGTAATGCCACCTag